From Actinoplanes oblitus, a single genomic window includes:
- a CDS encoding SulP family inorganic anion transporter → MESGRRPAWLGGVFRVSAEHPGRDLVAGLVLTTLLVPQGMAYAELAGLPAITGLYTSILCLVAYALIGPSKVLVLGPDSSLGPMIAAVIVPIVAASGADPVALASMLALMVGVMMTVAAVAKLGFVADLLAHPTQLGYMNGLALTILIGQLPKLFGFSVDADGLFAEAGGFVSGVVNGETVPAAVTLGAGGLLLILLLRRYLPKVPGILVVVVASIAAVSLLDLDVDVVGALPRGFPPFTLPHASWHDLGLLAAGALGITLVSVTDTISTASAFAARTDQEVQGNREMLGIGAANLSAAFFQGFPVSTSGSRTAVAFQAGARSQLTGLVGAAAITLLLVLAPGLLKNLPQPILAAVVIAASLSLADLPGMRRLWRQRRVEFALAAAAFLGVALLGVLPGIAVAVGLSVLNVFRRLWWPYRTVLGRPAGVNGYHDVRSFPDAVREPGMVIFRFDAPLIFANARTFREEVRAAVRAEPKPRYVVVAAEPITDVDTTAADMLEELDEELNEAGISLVFAEMKSPVREKIDRYKLTRTIDPAHFFPTVEDAVSALREDAR, encoded by the coding sequence ATGGAGAGTGGACGCCGCCCGGCCTGGCTGGGCGGCGTTTTCCGGGTCAGCGCCGAGCATCCGGGCCGGGACCTGGTGGCCGGGCTGGTGCTGACCACGCTGCTGGTGCCGCAGGGGATGGCGTACGCGGAGCTGGCCGGCCTGCCGGCCATCACCGGGCTCTACACCAGCATCCTGTGCCTGGTGGCGTACGCCCTGATCGGCCCCTCCAAGGTGCTGGTCCTCGGGCCGGACTCGTCGCTCGGGCCGATGATCGCCGCGGTGATCGTGCCGATCGTGGCCGCCTCCGGTGCCGATCCGGTGGCGCTGGCGTCGATGCTGGCGCTGATGGTCGGCGTGATGATGACCGTGGCGGCGGTCGCCAAGCTGGGCTTCGTCGCCGACCTGCTGGCCCACCCCACCCAGCTGGGCTACATGAACGGACTGGCCCTGACCATCCTGATCGGTCAGCTGCCGAAGCTGTTCGGGTTCTCGGTGGACGCCGACGGGCTGTTCGCGGAGGCGGGCGGCTTCGTCAGCGGGGTGGTGAACGGCGAGACGGTGCCGGCCGCGGTCACCCTGGGCGCCGGCGGGCTGCTGCTCATCCTGCTCCTGCGGCGCTACCTGCCGAAGGTGCCGGGCATCCTGGTCGTCGTGGTGGCCTCGATCGCCGCGGTGTCGCTGCTGGACCTCGACGTGGACGTGGTGGGCGCGCTGCCGCGCGGCTTCCCGCCGTTCACGCTGCCGCACGCGAGCTGGCACGACCTGGGTCTGCTGGCGGCCGGCGCGCTCGGCATCACCCTGGTCTCGGTGACCGACACCATCTCCACCGCGTCCGCCTTCGCCGCCCGCACCGACCAGGAGGTGCAGGGCAACCGGGAGATGCTCGGGATCGGCGCGGCCAACCTGAGCGCCGCCTTCTTCCAGGGCTTCCCGGTCAGCACCAGCGGCTCGCGGACCGCCGTGGCCTTCCAGGCCGGCGCCCGCAGCCAGCTCACCGGCCTGGTCGGCGCCGCCGCGATCACCCTGCTGCTGGTCCTCGCGCCCGGCCTGCTGAAGAACCTGCCGCAGCCGATCCTGGCCGCCGTGGTGATCGCCGCCTCGCTGTCGCTGGCCGACCTGCCGGGGATGCGCCGGTTGTGGAGGCAGCGCCGGGTCGAGTTCGCCCTCGCCGCGGCGGCCTTCTTGGGCGTCGCCCTGCTCGGCGTGCTGCCCGGCATCGCCGTCGCTGTCGGCCTGTCGGTGCTCAACGTGTTCCGCCGCCTGTGGTGGCCGTACCGGACCGTGCTGGGCCGGCCGGCCGGCGTGAACGGGTATCACGACGTGCGGTCCTTCCCGGACGCCGTGCGGGAGCCCGGGATGGTGATCTTCCGGTTCGACGCGCCGCTGATCTTCGCGAACGCGCGCACGTTCCGTGAGGAGGTCCGGGCCGCCGTCCGCGCCGAGCCGAAACCGCGGTACGTCGTGGTGGCCGCCGAGCCGATCACCGACGTCGACACCACCGCCGCGGACATGCTCGAGGAGCTCGACGAGGAACTGAACGAGGCCGGGATCTCACTGGTCTTCGCGGAGATGAAGTCACCGGTGCGGGAGAAGATCGACAGGTACAAGCTGACCCGGACGATCGATCCGGCGCACTTCTTCCCGACCGTCGAGGACGCGGTTTCAGCCCTGCGGGAGGATGCCCGCTGA